One Filimonas effusa genomic window carries:
- the ruvA gene encoding Holliday junction branch migration protein RuvA: MIAFVRGLFVNKTPAQVIVDVNGVGYDLHISLNTYSAIANMEKGQLLTYLHITENGQTLYGFYEQLEKELFLQLISVSGVGASTARMMLSGMKPDEIVRAIVQGNAKQLEGIKGIGKKTAERLILELRDKMNKQSLETTLLPGITPQHSIENDAVNALVSLGIARPMAEQALKKALKSHPLSETTSLEELIKLALKNI; encoded by the coding sequence ATGATAGCATTTGTAAGAGGCCTCTTTGTAAATAAAACACCCGCACAGGTGATCGTTGACGTAAACGGAGTAGGTTACGACCTGCATATTAGCCTGAATACCTATTCGGCTATTGCTAATATGGAAAAGGGACAGCTGCTTACTTACCTGCACATTACAGAAAACGGCCAAACGCTTTATGGTTTTTATGAGCAGTTGGAAAAAGAACTCTTCCTGCAATTGATAAGTGTATCAGGTGTTGGGGCTTCAACCGCCAGAATGATGCTGTCGGGGATGAAACCGGATGAAATTGTTAGGGCCATCGTACAGGGAAACGCTAAACAACTGGAAGGAATTAAAGGAATTGGTAAAAAAACGGCAGAAAGGCTTATCCTGGAATTACGCGACAAAATGAACAAACAGTCGCTTGAAACAACGCTGCTACCCGGTATCACACCACAGCATTCCATTGAAAACGACGCTGTGAACGCCTTGGTAAGCCTCGGTATTGCACGGCCAATGGCTGAACAGGCATTGAAAAAAGCCCTGAAATCCCATCCGCTATCGGAAACCACCAGCTTGGAAGAGCTGATCAAATTGGCCTTAAAAAATATATAA
- the sov gene encoding T9SS outer membrane translocon Sov/SprA, with protein MCLLCMGNAYSQQSDSLRFPLQDRRGDPFTAGKTNPFDIKDSAYVKRSVEYDPKTKQYYIVEKIGNSYYRKPTYLTYEEFWRIRHQQAESEYFSQRAQTLFDLNKKVKRPPMQLYPKLFDRIFGVDSGGLKVNIRPQGNVDLLLGYQGQSINNPTLPERARKTGGFDFDMNANLNVMGNIGNKLKLPINYNTLANFDFENQIKLDYKGMDDEIIRSIEAGNISFQTKGTLMSSVQSLFGIKTQLQFGRLGITTALANNRSQKQSLGLQGGGIRQNLNKKLDDYEENKHFLLGQYFRTNYNKTMSNLPIVTSQVQILRMEVWVTNRTGSTTDTRYVAGLMDLGENAPYNNNINSLTQNTLPQNGANDLYSFLVGNQSNRNPNLVSSLLQAKGLRPVTDFEKTFARKLNSSEYYFNPQAGFLSLNQQLQSDQVLGVAYQYTYNGRVYQVGEFSQDVAVDSTQGVQKVLFLKLLKATSQRVNLPIWGLMMKNVYSLDVTGLQQADFKLNVLYQEPSGGYKRFLPESAPNVEGRPLLSILNLDRLNSTNAPMPDGVYDYVEGFTVLSQQGKIIFPVLEPFGRDLDTLAFAGQPQELKNKYVFYQLYDSIKAIAQTYANVNRYVAQGSAKGSASSDIYLGAFNVPQGSVKVTAGGQVLRENVDYIIDYNQGSVRVINQAIINSGVGVNVEFENNASFGLQQRSFMGLRLDYALNKKLSLGATYEKLSERPFFTKVNYGEDPINNSMYGIDFNYRSEAPGLTRLLNKLPFYNTTAMSAINAYGEAAVLKPGHAAQIGTGQEGAVYIDDFEGSTSNIDIRFPTTSWVMASTPSGNGLFPEASLNDSVDYGKNRAKLAWYNIEPILQDRTNINNPLRSNPTALSDPRVRAVYTNELFPQRTTNITDVQTTTFDLAYYPTEKGPYNFSANPADVNSEGKLLNPRNRWGGIMRSVDQTDFETSNIGFVEFWVQDPFITNPSSTGGKMFLNLGDISEDVLKDGRRFYENGLSTPSQSAVVDSTTTWGKTPINPIQVTQAFSNDPNDRTFQDVGFDGLDDEGERRKRSKYINDLAVNFTTASTIYRNALIDPSSDNYKWYRDETYDASGTGILGRYKQFNNPQGNSPVANNNSQFSPAATLYPDNEDLNRDNTLNENEDYYEYEIDVKPGMDVGVTKYITDKRVITPKLADGTTRAENWYLFRVPVSDYTRKIGSIPDFKSIRFLRMYLTGFEDSVVLRFAKLDLVRNQWRIFAYDLDTTGSYRPVPNSTTTVFDVLAVNLEENSSRQPVPYRIPPGIERVQMLSNNGVNLLQNEQSMSLKVRNLVNGDSRSVFKTMNLDMRQYGRMSMFIHAESVIGQTPVINKELNAVIRIGQDFLNNYYEIRVPLQITPPSVAATAEDVWPTANNLDFSLQELVKLKLRRNNSGAMVNAIYREQIGDKTFSVLGNPNLAEVNAFLVGVENANDNNTAPLSAEVWFDELRLSQIDEKGGWAALGRIDVQLADLGTMSVSANTYSTGWGSIEQKTNERARESMMQFDAAIQIDAGKLLPQKAGITIPVYASINRTVFTPEYDPYNLDVKLKDVLNAADPSKRDSIKSVALDQTIIKTLNFTNVRFGATGKKPRLWSISNFDFSYSYTLTEHSNPLITKNNVVKHRGGFGYTYNDNPHFIEPFKRLIKTKSRWLALLTDFNFNLTPSLLGFRADVNRQFGMYIPRIVNTYDNKVERVDTTYDKYFTFDRYYNFRWDLSRSLNLDFNAVNNAYIDEPFGRLDTKAKRDTVRKNFMKGGRNTLYQQKGIVSYAFPLNKFPLTDWINARYSYSTNYNWIGASLLARNLGNIIENGQQNNLNAEFDLTRLYSKSKWISSLDMPRSAAPPPAPAQQPGARTAIPDPMANLPSREEAIKGLKGHKKRLALRKWRRQRREARRAQKLLNANSMVEPPGAIVKTGGKLVTMVKTVSVNYSANFSTRVPGYMDSTKALGQNWNSMQPGLDFVFGKQPGIDWLERKARQGLISRDSTFNLMFRQTFEQQMGVTARVEPFREFIVDLNIDKSFTKEYTELFKDTTGTGNNFGHLSPYAGGGFSVSYISFKTLFGSYNPTQISETFKEFQSNRLVISERLARSNPYQNGQKTADGYYVGYGRYAQDVIIPAFIAAYTGKDPNSVSLLKQSNSNIKSNPFSGIKPLPNWRVTYTGLSRMIGLTDIFSNISVSHGYTGKLSMNSYTSALLYSDPLRYGAPGFIDTVSGNFVPYFLVPNLTIQESFAPLIGFDVTTITQLNLKFEFLKSRQLSMSLIDYQLSEVRSTQWNFGFSWRKRGLNLPFKLPGMKEKRLENDLNITFDLSMRDDTQSNSTLDQNAAYSTGGQKVIKIQPSIDYILNNRINVKLYFDQQRVIPYISTSAPTTNTRGGLQIRISLAP; from the coding sequence ATGTGCTTGCTGTGCATGGGTAATGCCTATAGCCAGCAGTCAGATTCGCTGCGCTTTCCGCTTCAGGACAGAAGAGGCGACCCATTTACCGCAGGTAAAACCAACCCCTTCGATATAAAAGACTCCGCCTACGTAAAACGTTCGGTAGAATACGATCCCAAAACAAAACAATATTATATCGTTGAGAAAATAGGCAACTCCTATTATCGCAAACCAACCTATCTCACTTACGAAGAATTCTGGCGCATCCGCCACCAGCAGGCCGAATCAGAATACTTCAGTCAGCGCGCACAAACTTTATTCGATCTCAATAAAAAGGTGAAACGCCCACCCATGCAACTATACCCTAAACTGTTCGACCGCATTTTTGGTGTCGACAGCGGTGGCCTCAAGGTAAACATCAGGCCACAGGGTAACGTCGACCTTTTATTGGGATACCAGGGACAATCTATCAACAACCCTACACTGCCGGAAAGGGCACGTAAAACAGGTGGCTTCGATTTCGATATGAACGCCAACCTGAACGTGATGGGTAACATAGGTAACAAGCTGAAACTACCTATCAACTACAATACCCTTGCCAACTTCGACTTCGAAAACCAGATCAAGCTCGATTATAAGGGAATGGACGATGAAATTATCCGCTCTATTGAGGCCGGTAACATCTCATTCCAGACAAAAGGCACACTCATGTCAAGCGTGCAAAGCCTGTTTGGTATTAAAACGCAGTTGCAATTCGGCAGGTTAGGTATTACTACTGCACTCGCCAACAACCGCTCTCAGAAGCAGTCACTGGGTTTACAGGGAGGAGGTATAAGACAAAACCTGAACAAGAAGCTCGATGATTATGAAGAAAACAAACACTTCCTGTTAGGTCAGTACTTCCGCACCAACTATAATAAAACCATGAGCAACCTGCCCATCGTTACCAGCCAGGTGCAGATCCTGAGAATGGAAGTTTGGGTAACCAACAGAACAGGAAGCACTACCGATACGCGTTATGTAGCCGGTCTCATGGATCTGGGCGAAAACGCTCCCTATAATAATAATATCAACTCATTAACGCAGAATACACTGCCACAGAACGGCGCAAACGACCTTTATTCTTTCCTCGTTGGTAACCAGTCAAACCGTAACCCCAACCTCGTAAGCAGCCTGCTGCAGGCAAAAGGCCTGCGACCCGTAACTGATTTCGAAAAAACATTTGCACGTAAACTTAACAGCAGCGAATATTATTTCAACCCCCAGGCAGGTTTCCTCTCATTGAACCAGCAGCTGCAATCCGACCAGGTACTGGGCGTGGCTTATCAATACACTTATAACGGTCGTGTATACCAGGTGGGTGAATTTTCACAGGATGTGGCGGTCGACTCTACACAGGGCGTTCAGAAGGTATTGTTCCTGAAATTGTTAAAAGCAACTTCACAGCGCGTGAACCTGCCTATATGGGGACTGATGATGAAGAACGTTTACTCGCTGGATGTTACAGGTTTACAACAGGCCGATTTTAAACTGAACGTCCTATACCAGGAACCCAGCGGTGGTTACAAACGTTTCCTGCCCGAAAGTGCCCCTAATGTAGAAGGCCGCCCGTTGCTCAGTATACTTAACCTCGACCGGTTGAATTCTACCAACGCACCAATGCCCGATGGGGTGTATGACTATGTAGAAGGCTTTACAGTATTATCACAACAGGGTAAGATCATCTTCCCTGTACTGGAACCCTTTGGGCGCGACCTCGATACACTCGCTTTTGCCGGCCAGCCGCAGGAACTGAAGAATAAATATGTCTTCTACCAGTTGTACGATTCTATTAAGGCCATCGCACAAACCTATGCCAACGTGAACCGGTATGTGGCCCAAGGCTCTGCCAAGGGCAGCGCCTCCTCCGATATTTATCTGGGAGCGTTTAACGTTCCGCAGGGATCAGTGAAAGTAACGGCAGGCGGCCAGGTCCTCCGCGAGAACGTAGACTATATCATAGATTATAACCAGGGATCGGTAAGGGTTATCAACCAGGCGATCATTAATTCAGGCGTAGGCGTGAATGTGGAATTTGAAAACAACGCATCTTTCGGATTACAGCAGCGGAGTTTCATGGGACTGCGGTTAGACTATGCCTTAAATAAAAAACTTTCTTTGGGAGCTACCTATGAAAAGTTAAGCGAACGCCCCTTCTTTACAAAAGTAAACTACGGTGAGGATCCTATCAATAACAGTATGTACGGCATCGACTTTAACTACCGGTCAGAAGCGCCCGGACTTACCAGGTTATTGAATAAGCTGCCTTTTTATAATACTACAGCCATGAGTGCCATCAATGCTTATGGCGAAGCGGCAGTATTGAAACCCGGACATGCCGCACAAATAGGTACAGGACAGGAAGGCGCTGTTTATATCGATGATTTTGAAGGATCAACAAGTAATATCGATATCCGTTTCCCCACCACCTCATGGGTAATGGCATCCACTCCATCAGGCAATGGATTGTTTCCTGAAGCATCGCTGAACGATTCAGTTGATTACGGCAAAAACAGGGCTAAACTTGCCTGGTATAATATTGAACCTATTTTACAGGATCGTACCAACATCAATAACCCTTTACGGTCAAATCCTACTGCCCTGAGCGACCCGCGTGTGCGTGCGGTTTATACAAACGAATTGTTCCCGCAGCGTACTACCAATATCACCGACGTACAAACCACTACGTTCGACCTGGCTTACTATCCAACGGAAAAAGGCCCTTATAACTTTAGCGCTAATCCCGCCGATGTAAACTCGGAAGGTAAATTACTGAACCCGCGTAACCGCTGGGGTGGTATCATGCGTAGTGTTGATCAAACCGACTTTGAAACCAGTAACATTGGTTTCGTTGAGTTCTGGGTACAGGATCCGTTCATAACCAACCCTTCCAGTACCGGTGGTAAAATGTTCCTTAACCTCGGTGATATCAGCGAAGACGTATTGAAGGACGGACGCCGCTTTTATGAAAACGGCCTTAGCACACCATCCCAGTCTGCAGTAGTAGATAGCACTACCACCTGGGGTAAAACGCCTATCAACCCCATACAGGTAACACAGGCGTTTAGTAATGACCCTAACGACAGAACTTTCCAGGACGTAGGTTTCGATGGTCTTGACGATGAAGGCGAGCGGCGCAAACGTTCTAAGTATATTAATGATCTTGCTGTAAACTTTACCACTGCATCCACCATCTATCGCAATGCATTGATCGATCCCTCAAGCGACAACTATAAATGGTATCGCGATGAAACTTATGATGCCTCAGGAACAGGCATCCTTGGCAGGTATAAGCAATTCAACAATCCACAGGGCAACTCTCCCGTAGCGAATAATAATTCACAGTTTTCACCGGCGGCTACCCTGTATCCCGATAACGAAGATCTGAACAGGGATAATACACTGAATGAAAATGAAGACTATTATGAATACGAAATAGATGTCAAACCTGGAATGGACGTTGGCGTAACCAAGTATATCACCGACAAACGTGTTATCACTCCCAAATTGGCCGATGGTACTACACGCGCCGAAAACTGGTATCTGTTCCGCGTGCCTGTAAGTGATTATACCCGTAAAATTGGTAGCATACCCGACTTTAAATCCATCCGTTTCTTAAGGATGTACCTTACCGGCTTCGAAGACTCCGTAGTATTACGTTTCGCCAAACTGGACCTCGTGCGTAACCAGTGGCGTATTTTTGCTTACGATCTCGATACCACCGGTTCTTATCGCCCCGTGCCTAATAGCACTACTACGGTCTTTGATGTACTTGCTGTGAACCTCGAAGAAAACAGCAGCCGTCAGCCCGTGCCTTATCGTATTCCCCCGGGCATTGAGCGCGTGCAGATGCTCAGTAACAACGGTGTTAACCTGTTACAGAACGAGCAGTCCATGAGTTTAAAGGTGCGTAATCTGGTTAACGGCGATTCCCGTTCTGTATTTAAGACCATGAACCTCGATATGCGCCAGTACGGCCGTATGTCAATGTTCATCCATGCAGAATCGGTCATAGGACAAACCCCGGTGATCAATAAAGAACTGAATGCCGTTATCCGTATCGGGCAGGACTTCCTGAACAACTATTATGAAATAAGGGTCCCGCTGCAGATAACGCCACCATCGGTAGCTGCAACCGCCGAAGATGTATGGCCCACTGCCAATAACCTCGACTTTAGCCTGCAGGAACTCGTGAAACTCAAACTCCGCCGTAACAACAGCGGTGCTATGGTGAATGCAATCTACCGCGAACAGATAGGCGATAAAACCTTCTCTGTATTAGGGAATCCTAACCTTGCAGAGGTGAACGCATTCCTGGTGGGCGTTGAAAATGCCAATGATAATAATACAGCGCCATTGAGTGCCGAAGTATGGTTCGATGAACTGCGCTTATCACAGATAGATGAAAAAGGCGGCTGGGCTGCATTGGGAAGAATAGATGTTCAACTGGCCGATCTCGGTACCATGTCTGTTTCTGCAAATACTTATTCTACAGGCTGGGGAAGCATTGAACAGAAAACAAATGAACGTGCCCGCGAAAGCATGATGCAGTTTGATGCAGCTATACAGATCGATGCAGGTAAACTCTTGCCGCAAAAAGCAGGTATTACCATTCCGGTATATGCCAGCATTAACAGAACTGTGTTTACACCTGAATACGATCCTTATAACCTGGATGTAAAACTCAAGGATGTTCTAAATGCAGCCGATCCCAGTAAACGTGATTCCATAAAAAGTGTAGCACTCGACCAAACAATTATCAAAACGTTGAACTTTACAAACGTAAGATTTGGCGCCACAGGCAAGAAACCGAGATTATGGAGTATCAGCAATTTCGACTTTAGTTATTCCTATACTTTAACCGAGCATTCGAATCCGCTGATAACAAAGAACAATGTCGTTAAACACAGGGGCGGCTTCGGATATACCTATAACGACAACCCTCACTTTATCGAACCGTTTAAACGGCTGATAAAAACAAAAAGCCGCTGGCTGGCTTTACTTACCGATTTCAATTTCAATTTAACACCATCACTGCTCGGCTTCCGTGCCGACGTAAACAGGCAGTTCGGCATGTATATTCCCCGTATTGTAAATACTTACGATAACAAGGTAGAACGTGTCGACACTACTTATGATAAGTATTTTACCTTCGACAGGTATTATAATTTCCGTTGGGATCTGTCACGTTCTCTCAACCTCGATTTCAATGCGGTGAACAATGCCTATATCGATGAACCGTTTGGAAGGCTCGATACCAAAGCAAAACGGGATACCGTTCGGAAGAATTTCATGAAGGGAGGCCGTAATACCTTGTACCAGCAAAAAGGTATCGTGAGTTATGCTTTCCCTTTAAATAAGTTTCCGCTGACAGACTGGATCAACGCACGTTACAGTTATTCTACCAACTATAACTGGATAGGAGCAAGCCTGCTGGCGAGAAACCTGGGTAATATTATTGAGAACGGCCAGCAGAATAACCTGAACGCAGAGTTCGATCTAACCCGTTTATATAGTAAGTCCAAATGGATCAGTTCGCTCGATATGCCGCGTAGTGCGGCGCCGCCGCCTGCTCCTGCACAACAGCCCGGAGCACGTACAGCCATACCAGACCCTATGGCTAATCTGCCCTCACGTGAAGAAGCGATCAAAGGACTCAAAGGACATAAAAAAAGACTGGCATTACGGAAATGGCGTCGTCAGCGCAGGGAAGCCAGGCGCGCCCAGAAACTGCTGAATGCGAATAGTATGGTTGAACCGCCGGGAGCGATCGTAAAAACCGGCGGCAAACTGGTGACGATGGTGAAAACGGTTTCGGTGAACTACTCCGCAAACTTCAGTACGCGTGTGCCCGGTTATATGGATAGCACAAAGGCATTGGGACAAAACTGGAACAGCATGCAGCCCGGCCTGGACTTTGTATTTGGCAAACAGCCGGGAATAGATTGGCTCGAACGTAAAGCACGCCAGGGCTTGATCTCTCGCGATTCTACCTTTAACCTCATGTTCCGCCAGACCTTTGAACAGCAGATGGGCGTAACAGCAAGGGTAGAACCCTTCAGGGAATTCATCGTAGATCTGAATATCGATAAATCATTTACGAAAGAATATACCGAGTTGTTTAAAGACACTACAGGCACAGGAAATAACTTCGGACACCTGAGCCCCTATGCAGGTGGCGGTTTCAGTGTTTCCTATATTAGCTTCAAAACCTTATTCGGCAGCTATAACCCAACACAGATCTCCGAAACCTTTAAAGAGTTTCAATCAAACAGGCTTGTTATATCAGAACGCCTGGCACGCTCAAACCCTTACCAGAACGGGCAGAAGACTGCTGATGGTTACTATGTAGGGTATGGCCGCTATGCACAGGATGTTATTATTCCTGCGTTTATAGCAGCTTATACCGGTAAAGATCCCAACAGTGTTTCTTTGCTGAAACAGTCCAACTCCAATATCAAGTCCAACCCGTTCAGTGGCATTAAACCATTGCCTAACTGGCGTGTAACTTATACAGGGTTATCGCGTATGATAGGACTTACCGATATCTTCTCAAATATCTCCGTAAGTCATGGCTACACCGGCAAACTGAGTATGAACAGTTACACCAGTGCCTTACTGTACAGCGATCCTTTGCGATATGGTGCGCCCGGTTTTATAGACACGGTGTCCGGTAACTTTGTTCCGTACTTCCTGGTACCCAACCTTACCATCCAGGAAAGCTTTGCGCCGTTGATCGGTTTCGATGTTACTACCATCACACAGCTCAACCTGAAGTTTGAATTCCTGAAAAGCCGTCAGTTGAGTATGAGTCTTATCGACTACCAGCTGAGCGAAGTAAGAAGCACCCAATGGAACTTTGGATTCAGCTGGCGTAAACGTGGCCTCAACCTGCCATTTAAGCTGCCGGGTATGAAAGAGAAACGTCTTGAAAATGATCTGAATATCACCTTCGATCTGTCGATGCGCGATGATACGCAAAGTAACAGTACCCTCGACCAGAATGCTGCCTACAGCACCGGCGGTCAGAAGGTGATCAAGATACAACCGTCCATCGATTACATCCTGAACAACAGGATCAATGTAAAACTCTATTTCGATCAGCAACGGGTGATCCCTTATATCTCCACATCTGCACCAACTACGAACACGCGGGGCGGTCTGCAGATAAGGATCTCACTGGCGCCGTAA
- a CDS encoding SDR family NAD(P)-dependent oxidoreductase translates to MKTILVTGATSGFGKAIATTFASNGWNCIITGRRKERLQELTETLTRTYDVKVLALCFDVQNREDVIEQLQALPEEWQQIDVLVNNAGLALGRDSFDNASLDDWDIMIDTNVKGLLYVSKAIVPYMIERKAGHIINIGSIAGKEVYPNGNVYCATKHAVDAISKAQRIDLLPHRIKVTAIHPGAADTEFSVVRFKGNQEQADNVYTGYQQLVAQDIAAITYYCATLPPHVCINDLVVTPTAQANSLTLHKE, encoded by the coding sequence ATGAAAACAATACTCGTAACCGGCGCTACATCAGGATTTGGAAAAGCTATAGCTACCACATTTGCCTCTAACGGATGGAACTGCATCATCACAGGCCGCAGGAAAGAAAGGTTGCAGGAACTTACAGAAACCTTAACCCGAACGTATGATGTTAAGGTTCTGGCGCTTTGTTTCGATGTTCAGAACCGTGAAGATGTTATTGAGCAACTGCAGGCGTTACCCGAAGAATGGCAACAGATAGATGTATTGGTAAATAACGCCGGCCTTGCCCTGGGAAGGGACAGTTTCGACAATGCCTCTCTCGACGACTGGGACATTATGATCGATACCAATGTAAAGGGGTTGCTATATGTATCGAAGGCTATCGTTCCTTATATGATAGAACGCAAAGCGGGTCATATCATTAATATCGGTTCTATTGCCGGCAAGGAAGTATATCCCAATGGTAATGTTTACTGCGCCACCAAACACGCTGTAGACGCCATTAGCAAAGCCCAGCGTATAGACCTGCTTCCTCACCGTATTAAGGTCACTGCTATTCATCCGGGAGCAGCAGATACTGAATTCTCCGTAGTACGTTTTAAAGGTAACCAGGAACAGGCAGATAATGTGTATACCGGCTATCAGCAACTTGTTGCACAGGATATTGCAGCTATTACCTATTACTGCGCCACCCTCCCACCGCATGTTTGTATCAATGATCTTGTGGTTACCCCTACCGCACAGGCAAATTCATTGACATTGCATAAAGAATAA